The region AAATCTCAGAAGGCCTTAACAAAATAGGGCCACAAAGTCAAAAGTCTTTGTGGCCCTTTGGAACGCAAAAACTTCTAAAATTCTATTTTTAAACTACCATTAGTTAAATGTTTTGTCAAGAGGAAAATAGCGGGTGTTTTATACTGTCCTGAGTGCATCCACGATATTCAGGCGCGCCGCTCTGAAGGCCGGCAGCGCTCCGCCGGAAATCCCCATTATCAGAGAGAAGGCAATAGCCTTGCAGACGATGCCGAACGAAAGCGTAAAACTGAAGGCAAGCTCGGAAAAAGTCTGGAAGTTTATGGTGGAAATGGTAAACAACTGGAGAAACGAGGCGCAGAACAATCCGGCACAGCCTCCGATAAACCCGAGGAGCAGTGATTCCATGAGAAATGCAACAAGGATATTTTTCCGCTGAAAACCCATGGAGCGCAGGGTGCCGATTTCGCCTGTACGGTTTGCCACTGCAGCATACATGGTAATCATCGCCCCTATTATGGCGCCGAGGGAAAATATCGCAGTCAGAGACATCCCGAGTATGCGGAGGAACTTTGCCATCATCTCGGACTGGTCTGCGTAATATCTGGTTTCCCTCCTGACTTCAAGTGTAAGCCGTGGGTCGTCTTCAATGCGCGCCCTGACCTTTTCAAACCCGGACGGGTCGCGGAGCTTAAAGATTATTGATGAATAAACAGGTCTGCGGAATGCAGGCATCATCTGGTCCGCATCGCCCCAGATTTCAGAGGCAAAACTCGTATTGCCGGCGTCAAATACGCCCACTACGGTCCAGTCGCGCATAGCAAAGCGGAGGGTTTCGCCGATGCCGCCCCCTTTAAATCTTTTAGCTATGCTCTGACCGGTGATTATCTCAGACGAGCCGGGCCGGGGCATGCGCCCCTCCGCGAGTTTCACCTGCGGACGCAAAGGTAATGAATGCCCGCCGATTCCCCGGATAACCACCTGAGCGGGTTTGCTGGTCCCGCGCTTAAGCAGATTTATAAGCACTACTATTTCCTTTGCCAGCATGGGCCTGCCGTCAGTTCCCAAAGCAGATTCAGACAGGGTTTCAACTATTGACGCAGGCTGGCGTTCAATTCCGCTTTGCACCTCTGATGAAGATGCCTTGCGGGTTACCACTACATTATCAAATGAACCGCTTTGAACGAGAGTCTTTTGAAGCCCCTCAGCGAGCATTAAAATAGAGGCAAAGACAAATACCACAAGCGCCATGCCCGAGGCCGTAAGTATTGTTGTGAGCCTGCGGGTCCAGAGGTTCCTCATGCTGTATGAAAAAGGTATTTTCATTACCCTATGCTCCTCAGCCCATCGGCTATGCGGATATTTACTGCGCGCCACGCAGGGATAATTGCAGATACAGCGCCGACCATAACAGCGGCTGCTGCATCAAGATAGACTGTTTCTATTGTCACATTAAATACAGGGAAAAAAGTGCTCATTTCGTTCCCGAATATCTTTGCCGCCGGAAAGGTAAGGACAATACCCAGGGCGCATCCTGTCATAGTAATAAACAATGATTCGCCTAATATCAATCCCGTAATATGCCATTTGCCAAAACCTAAGGTCTTAAATACCGCGTATTCAACGAACCGCTCACGTGCAGTCATTGCCATCGTATTAGCCACAACGGCAAGTATTATTATAATCACCACAAGCGAAACCAGTTCAATAGCTATGACAATTGCCTCGCTCATTGAGAGAAAGCTCATTTGAAATGCCTTTTCTGTTTCTGTAAGCGTTTCGGCAAGCGAGTTTTTGAACGTTTTGTCAACACCAGCGGCAACATCAGCGGCTATGTCAGGGTTGGTAACGCCTATCATGTAAAAACCGGCCTGCCATGCCCGGTTAGAAGTGGTTTTCTGAAGCCTTTCATTGAGGTAATCCCATCTGAAGAAGAATTGGGTTTCATCAACTGTTTTGTCTCTGCCCTTATATATCGCCCTCAGCACAAATTCCCATTCGCCCGGGAAAATCGTGCCTCTTAGTGTTATGGCATCGCCGATTTTCCACCCGTATTTTGCCGCCAGCTTACTGCCTGCGACAAATCCCCTGCGGTCCCGGATAAAAGCAGCCTGCTGGTCAGGAGGTATTACAATCTCAGGATATAATTCAAGATAGGTTTCCGGGTCAATTGCAAAGTTCGGGAAAAAGTTTTTTTCATCAATGTAGACGCCGCCGAACCAGTTGCCGTAGGAGACTGTCTTTACGCCCGGAATCTGACGAATCTTGTCCTTGTATGAGATGGGCAGGGGAAATACAAGGGATATGGCATTCCTCGTCACAAGACGGCTGGCGGAA is a window of Nitrospirota bacterium DNA encoding:
- a CDS encoding ABC transporter permease, producing MKIPFSYSMRNLWTRRLTTILTASGMALVVFVFASILMLAEGLQKTLVQSGSFDNVVVTRKASSSEVQSGIERQPASIVETLSESALGTDGRPMLAKEIVVLINLLKRGTSKPAQVVIRGIGGHSLPLRPQVKLAEGRMPRPGSSEIITGQSIAKRFKGGGIGETLRFAMRDWTVVGVFDAGNTSFASEIWGDADQMMPAFRRPVYSSIIFKLRDPSGFEKVRARIEDDPRLTLEVRRETRYYADQSEMMAKFLRILGMSLTAIFSLGAIIGAMITMYAAVANRTGEIGTLRSMGFQRKNILVAFLMESLLLGFIGGCAGLFCASFLQLFTISTINFQTFSELAFSFTLSFGIVCKAIAFSLIMGISGGALPAFRAARLNIVDALRTV
- a CDS encoding ABC transporter permease; this encodes MQIIKLIFKNSFRHKLRTFLTILGITIAILSFGLLRTVISAWYAGVNASSASRLVTRNAISLVFPLPISYKDKIRQIPGVKTVSYGNWFGGVYIDEKNFFPNFAIDPETYLELYPEIVIPPDQQAAFIRDRRGFVAGSKLAAKYGWKIGDAITLRGTIFPGEWEFVLRAIYKGRDKTVDETQFFFRWDYLNERLQKTTSNRAWQAGFYMIGVTNPDIAADVAAGVDKTFKNSLAETLTETEKAFQMSFLSMSEAIVIAIELVSLVVIIIILAVVANTMAMTARERFVEYAVFKTLGFGKWHITGLILGESLFITMTGCALGIVLTFPAAKIFGNEMSTFFPVFNVTIETVYLDAAAAVMVGAVSAIIPAWRAVNIRIADGLRSIG